In the genome of Pontibacillus halophilus JSM 076056 = DSM 19796, one region contains:
- a CDS encoding transposase family protein, with product MYMYSNIPVPGLQSVIIKKSEEIGGDFYLHVEIPRKNHRCRACGKWTQRIHDYRTQKIQHLKLFERTTYLFYRKRRYACPCGKRFFEDNTLVERYQRHSKEWNQALGLRVIQGKNFKDTAALFRTSATTVMRRFDELAAPKLKKVESLPSVIAIDEYKGDTKAGKYQVVIADGQTG from the coding sequence GTGTACATGTATTCTAACATCCCAGTACCAGGACTACAAAGTGTAATTATCAAGAAAAGTGAAGAAATTGGTGGAGATTTTTATCTTCATGTGGAGATTCCCAGGAAGAACCACCGGTGTCGGGCCTGCGGTAAGTGGACGCAACGGATTCATGATTATAGGACTCAAAAAATCCAACACCTCAAACTCTTCGAGAGAACGACGTATCTCTTCTATCGAAAGCGCCGTTACGCCTGCCCTTGTGGGAAGCGTTTCTTCGAGGACAATACGCTCGTTGAGCGATATCAGCGTCACTCGAAGGAATGGAATCAAGCTCTAGGCCTTCGTGTCATCCAAGGCAAGAACTTCAAGGACACCGCAGCTTTATTCCGTACTTCAGCCACGACCGTCATGCGTCGATTCGATGAATTGGCAGCTCCAAAGCTCAAGAAGGTGGAATCACTCCCGTCTGTGATTGCGATCGATGAATATAAGGGCGACACAAAGGCAGGGAAATACCAGGTTGTCATCGCCGACGGACAAACAGG